Proteins from a single region of Candidatus Puniceispirillum marinum IMCC1322:
- the flgB gene encoding flagellar basal body rod protein FlgB gives MKGIGDYLQVHSAALSLRSKRNDILASNIANAATPNFKARDINFEDEISRVAGYGTMDGSDARHIRTAVNGRPDQVLYRQPLNPSLDGNTVELNVEQMEFSENVMRYQTSLTFLNNRITGLMSAIRGE, from the coding sequence ATGAAAGGAATTGGCGATTATTTGCAAGTGCATTCGGCAGCATTGTCTTTGCGCTCTAAACGTAACGATATTCTTGCGTCGAACATTGCCAACGCTGCAACTCCAAATTTCAAAGCACGTGATATTAATTTTGAAGACGAAATCAGTCGTGTTGCTGGCTATGGAACTATGGATGGCTCTGACGCACGTCACATCAGAACTGCGGTGAATGGTCGGCCAGATCAGGTTCTTTATCGTCAACCATTAAATCCATCATTGGATGGAAATACAGTCGAACTGAATGTTGAACAGATGGAATTTTCTGAAAACGTTATGCGTTATCAAACATCACTCACTTTTCTTAACAACCGCATAACCGGCTTGATGTCGGCGATAAGGGGCGAGTAA
- the flgM gene encoding flagellar biosynthesis anti-sigma factor FlgM translates to MVDAIKNMVNRVEVQRTRDRDFDSKAVATGASNVAPVARDTVTMSGAASPQAIAQLAEKPPVNAEAVNRIKSAIANGEYPINLDLISDALMDAYRDLKT, encoded by the coding sequence ATGGTTGATGCCATAAAAAATATGGTCAATCGAGTCGAGGTTCAAAGAACCCGCGATCGTGATTTTGACAGCAAAGCAGTTGCAACAGGTGCGTCCAACGTAGCACCAGTCGCACGCGATACTGTAACGATGAGCGGTGCGGCTTCACCCCAGGCTATTGCACAACTGGCTGAAAAGCCACCAGTTAATGCTGAGGCGGTTAACCGCATCAAAAGTGCGATTGCTAACGGTGAGTACCCAATTAACCTTGATTTGATTTCTGATGCGCTAATGGATGCATACAGGGATTTGAAAACCTAA
- the flgA gene encoding flagellar basal body P-ring formation chaperone FlgA: MIRSISLVDNLLCISKLAVPVVAGLFVGIVNAGSAAAVSTNKTVPPSVLNDDKADSKVADSVIITGEYINEIVTQFLSVKGVEATPSLNPDRLFRKCDGDLTVNPMFGNFQTVRVECEHATGWRVAVRTKIKTATPDTSISKPKTSVKATIRTSRNIVTKPNKQMETARVVSLTRSMTRGDIITPEDVAFIDVSMREVVGVFFDHDDVVGRRLKTSISARKPVFARQLHPYWMVEKDQEVTLVNRAGAVAVSMLGYALENGQFGEWIKVKNANSDKIVHGQIINSKKIATGANIQ; the protein is encoded by the coding sequence GTGATCAGATCTATTTCATTGGTGGATAATTTGCTGTGCATTAGCAAATTAGCGGTGCCTGTTGTTGCTGGGCTGTTTGTGGGCATTGTCAATGCAGGTTCAGCGGCTGCTGTAAGTACCAATAAAACAGTGCCGCCCTCAGTTTTGAATGATGATAAGGCTGACAGCAAGGTCGCTGACAGTGTAATTATTACTGGTGAATATATTAATGAAATTGTCACCCAGTTTTTGTCAGTCAAAGGTGTAGAAGCCACGCCAAGTTTAAATCCTGATCGCTTGTTTCGAAAGTGTGATGGCGATCTGACTGTAAACCCGATGTTTGGTAATTTTCAAACTGTACGCGTGGAATGCGAACACGCAACGGGGTGGCGCGTTGCCGTAAGAACAAAAATTAAAACAGCGACTCCAGACACCAGTATTTCTAAACCTAAAACCAGTGTTAAAGCCACCATTCGAACATCAAGAAACATAGTCACCAAACCTAACAAACAAATGGAAACGGCTCGTGTTGTAAGCCTGACCCGTAGCATGACGCGTGGCGATATAATCACACCTGAAGATGTTGCGTTTATTGATGTGTCGATGCGTGAAGTTGTTGGTGTATTTTTTGATCATGATGATGTGGTTGGACGCCGTTTAAAGACTTCAATTTCTGCAAGGAAACCAGTCTTTGCCCGCCAGCTTCATCCATATTGGATGGTCGAAAAAGACCAAGAAGTAACATTGGTGAATCGCGCTGGTGCCGTGGCTGTCAGTATGCTAGGATATGCCCTAGAAAATGGACAATTTGGTGAGTGGATTAAGGTCAAGAATGCGAATAGCGATAAAATTGTTCATGGCCAGATAATTAATTCAAAAAAAATTGCAACAGGGGCTAACATTCAGTGA
- a CDS encoding type IV pilus assembly protein FimV encodes MIIRTILTITLLTGLTVSIGAFAQSQPLVVLEYPNQSASGNVDSNNPFVIDPNYTTKHKVAQNETLSHVINKHYANSGLNLKFIEMAIVAANAKAFVRGNPNFLYADKTLHLPSLNEIQDMILGKNKSKATSGGGSSQSDQIYFIGG; translated from the coding sequence ATGATTATACGTACTATTTTAACAATAACCTTGCTAACTGGTTTAACAGTTTCAATAGGTGCATTTGCCCAGTCTCAACCGCTTGTTGTCCTTGAATATCCAAATCAGTCAGCGTCTGGCAATGTGGATAGCAATAATCCGTTCGTCATTGATCCAAATTACACAACTAAACACAAGGTCGCGCAAAATGAAACGCTAAGCCATGTCATTAACAAGCATTATGCCAATAGCGGACTGAATTTGAAATTCATCGAAATGGCTATTGTTGCTGCTAATGCCAAAGCCTTTGTAAGAGGTAATCCAAATTTTCTTTATGCTGATAAAACATTGCATCTGCCGTCATTGAATGAAATTCAAGATATGATCTTGGGCAAGAACAAGTCAAAGGCAACCAGTGGCGGGGGGAGTTCACAAAGTGATCAGATCTATTTCATTGGTGGATAA
- a CDS encoding flagellar assembly protein T N-terminal domain-containing protein, translating to MKKDGVSIIPFSLPNWCVLIIAVLPVWFVLLCGLFMSAAIGADGFRFAEATGRAVIMDDAAQDEARMIALEDALYQVALQGGAEVNGFSAVSADTTLTDHFIVRPSSRILDYTITNEIVDDQHYMVSVRAAVGELPKVECVTPRHHNVTVFAPSIYVGPTVPAWLAPIARTSVSEMLMQMERHPNLKTRGAITTTLDAAALARTNDAFDYTSLTQGRVRVATGDFAFIPEISFNARKIGKFLRDEMVLDVTVTMHVADGVSYAPVLDHSVTQTIKLSDISPSRTFNVLSRGKRKDVTAHIFGMMPRFINDLSQQLTCRPLVSTLTLADGVLTVPLGKKHGVGQNSLAVTSGTDTLWTILRVSKADARSVVLEPLNPARDKNMLQGAKVEFMELTQ from the coding sequence ATGAAAAAAGATGGTGTTTCCATTATCCCGTTCTCCCTGCCAAACTGGTGTGTACTGATTATTGCAGTACTGCCGGTTTGGTTCGTTTTGCTATGTGGTCTATTCATGTCAGCGGCGATTGGGGCTGACGGTTTCCGTTTTGCCGAGGCCACAGGCCGCGCTGTCATCATGGATGATGCGGCACAGGATGAAGCCCGTATGATTGCGCTTGAAGATGCACTTTATCAGGTGGCTTTACAGGGCGGTGCCGAGGTGAACGGCTTTTCGGCGGTGTCAGCGGATACCACCTTGACCGATCATTTTATTGTGCGTCCATCGAGCCGCATTCTTGATTATACCATCACCAATGAGATTGTTGATGATCAGCATTATATGGTTAGCGTGCGGGCGGCTGTTGGCGAACTGCCGAAAGTTGAATGTGTGACGCCGCGGCACCACAATGTGACCGTATTTGCCCCATCTATTTATGTCGGGCCAACGGTGCCTGCATGGCTGGCACCGATTGCCAGAACCAGTGTATCCGAGATGCTGATGCAGATGGAGCGTCATCCCAATCTGAAGACGCGGGGGGCGATTACCACCACGCTTGATGCGGCGGCGCTGGCGCGGACCAATGATGCGTTTGACTATACCTCGCTGACCCAGGGGCGGGTGCGGGTTGCTACAGGTGATTTTGCTTTTATCCCCGAAATTTCGTTCAATGCCCGAAAAATAGGCAAGTTTCTGCGCGATGAAATGGTGCTTGATGTGACCGTCACCATGCATGTTGCTGATGGGGTGTCCTACGCGCCAGTCCTTGATCACAGCGTAACACAGACGATCAAGCTCAGCGATATATCGCCGTCGCGTACGTTCAATGTGCTGTCCCGCGGCAAGCGTAAAGACGTCACTGCCCATATTTTCGGCATGATGCCTCGCTTCATCAATGACCTGTCGCAACAACTCACCTGCCGCCCTCTTGTCAGCACGCTAACATTAGCTGATGGTGTTTTAACTGTGCCTCTTGGCAAAAAACATGGTGTAGGCCAAAATTCACTAGCTGTGACCAGCGGTACTGATACCCTCTGGACTATTTTGCGTGTTTCAAAAGCGGATGCACGATCGGTCGTCCTAGAGCCCTTGAACCCCGCGCGTGATAAAAATATGTTACAGGGCGCAAAGGTTGAATTTATGGAGTTAACGCAATGA
- a CDS encoding LPP20 family lipoprotein: MQKTSMLNTPKRNTLITFAALMAASLAVSGCQLADSLSGKSAMSTSGTGLSTLEQSQATSLASVAEVFDAGADEIPTLTAVGYAVVSSQPGRSDAQKRLMAIRSARMVAMRDLAEQIHGLQVDSSTTVIDLMVQNDTFRGVVSGTIRGARTVRINPTGSDTYEIVLEIDRDMIAHLMGSARSVG, encoded by the coding sequence ATGCAAAAAACATCCATGCTTAATACACCCAAGCGGAATACTTTAATTACATTTGCGGCCCTTATGGCGGCGTCATTGGCGGTGTCTGGCTGTCAACTTGCCGATAGCCTTAGTGGTAAATCGGCGATGTCCACCAGCGGCACAGGCTTATCAACGCTTGAACAAAGCCAGGCAACATCACTGGCATCGGTTGCCGAGGTGTTTGACGCGGGCGCAGACGAAATTCCGACTTTGACGGCGGTTGGTTATGCTGTTGTGTCATCACAGCCTGGGCGCTCGGATGCGCAAAAGCGTCTGATGGCTATTCGGTCAGCCCGTATGGTTGCTATGCGCGACCTTGCCGAACAGATCCACGGCCTACAGGTGGACAGTTCGACAACAGTTATCGATCTTATGGTTCAGAATGATACTTTCCGTGGTGTTGTTTCGGGAACGATCCGGGGCGCGCGTACCGTGCGTATCAACCCGACAGGTTCGGATACATACGAAATCGTTTTGGAAATTGACCGTGACATGATTGCGCATCTGATGGGAAGCGCACGCAGCGTCGGCTAA
- the flhA gene encoding flagellar biosynthesis protein FlhA, whose translation MTLARFGINDPKALVTTGILPVGILVLISMMVLPLPVFLLDTFFVFNILMSLLILMVAMNALRPLDFSSFPSLLLIATILRLGLNVASTRIVLSEGHTGGDAAGQVIKAFGEFVISGNYAVGIFVFIILIIINLVVITKGAGRVSEVSARFTLDAMPGKQMAIDADLNAGVLTNEEARDRREEIASEADFYGAMDGASKFVKGDAVASILILIINIVGGLIIGISQHDLSVSVAAENYILLSIGDGLVAQIPSLLLAIATAIIVTRVSSTQDMAAHIGDQISLSRAWAPVSGVLMLIGFVPGMPNLLFIGAALIAAGAGYWSYTKERKALEDVGAEELAELEDVAKSPDLIELDEIADNAPVSIQLGYGLVEMVEEDTGGPLTNRVTGIRRQVSKALGFIVPAVRIRDDMSLPANTYRIRIGPTIVGEDQVYPDRKLAIPGDNVNIKIDGIEVKDPSFGMDAIWITSQQQTEAEAKGYVVVAPESVLSTHLSQILYKFAGQLIGQDDVQGLLDNLGQTSPSLVESVVPKLVPLHTLTGILRTLLEERVPVSDLRGILENMSGLAARNLSTADMAEALRPALAGLLIQQVAPLNQPLPVITLNSDLEHMLISMARQSGDQGLVLDNSLAQQLLERISAANETLASQDKQAVIVVSPAIRREFSAIIRQHIDDMVVLAFTELPETRKIEVVATISGEASA comes from the coding sequence ATGACACTCGCCCGATTTGGCATCAACGATCCAAAGGCTCTGGTAACGACTGGCATTTTGCCGGTCGGTATTCTGGTGCTGATTTCAATGATGGTTCTACCCTTACCGGTATTTCTGCTTGATACGTTTTTTGTCTTTAATATCCTGATGTCTTTACTGATCCTGATGGTGGCGATGAACGCATTGCGGCCACTGGATTTTTCAAGTTTCCCCAGCCTGCTTCTGATCGCCACAATCCTGCGGCTTGGTCTGAACGTGGCTTCAACCCGGATTGTGCTAAGCGAAGGCCATACAGGTGGTGATGCTGCCGGTCAGGTCATCAAGGCGTTTGGCGAATTCGTTATTTCCGGCAATTACGCTGTCGGTATTTTTGTATTTATCATTCTTATTATTATTAACCTTGTTGTGATCACCAAGGGTGCTGGCCGTGTTTCAGAAGTTTCAGCCCGCTTTACTCTTGATGCAATGCCAGGCAAACAGATGGCAATCGACGCCGATTTGAATGCCGGTGTGCTGACCAATGAGGAAGCACGCGACAGGCGCGAAGAAATTGCCAGTGAGGCCGATTTTTACGGAGCCATGGATGGTGCATCAAAATTTGTCAAAGGTGATGCTGTAGCGTCGATTTTGATCCTGATCATCAATATCGTTGGCGGTCTGATCATCGGTATTTCACAGCATGATCTGTCAGTCAGCGTGGCTGCCGAAAACTATATTCTACTGTCTATCGGTGATGGTCTGGTCGCGCAGATCCCGTCTTTGCTATTAGCCATTGCCACAGCGATCATCGTCACCCGCGTATCATCAACCCAAGATATGGCCGCACATATCGGCGATCAGATCAGCCTGTCACGTGCATGGGCCCCTGTTTCCGGCGTTCTGATGTTGATCGGTTTTGTTCCGGGTATGCCTAATCTGCTGTTTATCGGCGCGGCGCTGATTGCGGCCGGTGCAGGCTATTGGTCCTATACAAAGGAACGCAAAGCGCTGGAAGATGTTGGTGCCGAAGAGCTGGCCGAACTGGAAGATGTAGCCAAGTCACCCGATCTTATCGAACTTGACGAAATTGCCGATAATGCGCCGGTTTCAATCCAGCTTGGTTACGGGCTTGTCGAAATGGTCGAGGAAGATACTGGCGGTCCATTGACCAACCGCGTTACCGGCATTCGCCGTCAGGTATCAAAGGCCCTTGGCTTTATCGTGCCCGCGGTTCGTATCCGCGATGATATGAGCTTGCCAGCGAACACCTATCGCATCCGCATTGGCCCGACCATCGTAGGCGAAGATCAGGTCTATCCGGATCGCAAACTGGCCATTCCAGGTGACAATGTGAATATCAAAATTGACGGCATTGAAGTCAAAGACCCCTCATTCGGTATGGATGCCATCTGGATTACCAGCCAGCAACAGACCGAAGCCGAGGCCAAAGGATATGTCGTGGTGGCACCGGAATCAGTGCTGTCAACGCATCTGAGCCAGATACTTTACAAATTTGCCGGTCAGCTTATCGGTCAGGATGATGTTCAGGGTCTGCTTGATAATCTGGGACAAACATCACCAAGTCTGGTTGAATCAGTTGTGCCAAAGCTGGTGCCGCTTCATACATTGACAGGTATTTTGCGTACCTTGCTTGAGGAGCGTGTGCCGGTCAGCGATCTGCGCGGCATTCTGGAGAATATGTCAGGGCTGGCAGCGCGTAATCTGTCCACTGCCGATATGGCCGAGGCGTTGCGCCCTGCCCTTGCCGGATTGCTGATCCAGCAGGTCGCACCCTTGAACCAGCCTTTGCCCGTTATCACGCTTAATTCCGATCTGGAACATATGCTTATTTCAATGGCACGTCAGAGTGGCGATCAGGGACTGGTGCTGGATAACAGCCTAGCCCAGCAGCTTCTGGAAAGAATTTCAGCCGCCAATGAAACATTGGCATCACAAGATAAGCAAGCCGTGATCGTTGTATCACCAGCGATCCGCCGCGAATTTTCAGCCATTATCCGTCAGCATATCGACGATATGGTTGTCCTAGCCTTTACCGAATTACCTGAAACACGAAAAATCGAAGTCGTTGCGACCATCAGTGGCGAAGCCAGCGCATAA
- a CDS encoding flagellar biosynthesis protein FlhF, translating to MATITVSASDTAAAMDEIFQKLGDDAMILETANRNGKIEMVATNDAAQRVKVRPSKVAKKAPAFTELFDQKLVQEPIEDMPQGDANITADFALKALAKSQSEDQSSPSDMAAMRKDMAMLKSMLTGMMITDENGLSEKLGHSTTIKLRQAGFSPEVVNELQHAFEGQTYEKARLSFMNELARQLIRPNTEDLFEARLICVVGSSGSGKTTLATKIAAHCKETGIANNMILGTVTSERQAGDTIKDHARLMNMPSVDFPLAELPIRVKETSRRMIMDVSAQPDQAVAAIRKATAALDPARVAVVQAIPGGSSSVMIAHQCALYKQLSPTIALTKLDECEATPPELCSLLTHGNGIGLLTGTKSIVGGIAIATDAILAQYLKENC from the coding sequence ATGGCAACCATAACCGTATCAGCATCAGATACCGCAGCTGCAATGGATGAGATTTTCCAGAAGCTCGGAGATGATGCAATGATCCTGGAAACAGCCAATCGAAATGGCAAGATCGAAATGGTCGCGACGAATGACGCGGCGCAACGTGTCAAGGTCAGGCCGTCAAAAGTGGCCAAGAAAGCCCCTGCCTTTACCGAGCTTTTCGATCAGAAACTGGTTCAAGAGCCAATCGAGGACATGCCACAGGGTGATGCCAATATAACGGCGGATTTTGCCCTGAAAGCATTGGCGAAAAGCCAAAGCGAGGATCAATCATCACCATCTGATATGGCAGCGATGCGCAAAGATATGGCGATGCTGAAATCGATGCTGACAGGCATGATGATTACCGATGAGAACGGTCTTAGCGAAAAACTGGGGCATAGCACGACGATCAAGCTCCGTCAGGCCGGATTTTCACCCGAAGTGGTGAACGAATTGCAACATGCGTTTGAAGGCCAAACTTATGAAAAGGCGCGGTTGAGCTTTATGAACGAACTGGCACGCCAACTGATCCGCCCGAATACCGAGGATCTGTTCGAAGCCCGCCTGATTTGCGTGGTGGGATCAAGCGGTAGCGGCAAGACAACGCTGGCAACCAAAATTGCGGCGCATTGCAAGGAAACCGGTATCGCCAATAACATGATACTGGGCACGGTCACATCCGAAAGACAGGCAGGTGACACCATCAAGGATCATGCCCGTTTGATGAATATGCCATCGGTTGATTTTCCGCTTGCGGAACTGCCAATCCGGGTCAAGGAAACAAGCCGCCGGATGATTATGGATGTATCAGCACAACCAGATCAGGCGGTAGCCGCGATCCGCAAAGCCACGGCAGCGCTGGATCCAGCGCGGGTTGCCGTTGTGCAGGCCATTCCAGGCGGTAGCAGCAGTGTGATGATCGCGCATCAGTGCGCATTATATAAACAATTGTCACCAACCATTGCGCTGACCAAACTGGATGAGTGCGAAGCCACCCCGCCAGAGCTTTGCAGTCTGCTGACGCATGGCAATGGTATCGGGCTGTTGACAGGGACAAAGTCCATTGTTGGCGGAATAGCCATTGCTACAGACGCAATATTAGCGCAATATTTAAAAGAGAACTGCTAA
- a CDS encoding P-loop NTPase codes for MASSIAVASGKGGVGKTNIAVNLSLTLSRMGKKVTLLDADFGMANAHILLGVNPQNYISDAISGSVPLADTVCPGPLGMNFLSGGSGLLDMLNLDKKTRYETIRLMDNLEPKPDVLVADVPAGASDNSIAFVAAADRVVVVLVGEPTSFLDAYSLIKAANLEAGVQNFSIVVNMVTGKGQAQAHFAKFQNIVYRFLDVKLELAGYLPLSNRIRKSIVERRPISLGDKNLPENLALQSLSKAVMDATPNQSNGIRYFSKTPNMVGA; via the coding sequence ATGGCATCTTCAATTGCAGTTGCAAGTGGTAAAGGCGGCGTTGGCAAAACCAACATTGCTGTCAATCTTAGCCTGACCCTGTCCCGCATGGGGAAAAAGGTTACCTTGCTCGACGCCGACTTTGGTATGGCCAACGCCCATATTCTGCTGGGGGTAAATCCGCAAAATTACATCAGTGACGCGATTAGCGGCAGTGTGCCATTAGCCGATACGGTTTGTCCGGGGCCTTTGGGGATGAATTTCCTGTCGGGAGGCAGTGGTCTTCTGGACATGCTGAATCTGGACAAGAAAACCCGCTATGAAACCATCCGGCTGATGGATAATCTGGAGCCAAAGCCCGATGTTCTGGTGGCGGATGTTCCCGCTGGCGCGTCCGATAATTCGATTGCCTTTGTGGCGGCGGCCGACCGCGTTGTTGTGGTTCTGGTTGGTGAGCCGACAAGCTTTCTTGATGCCTATTCGCTGATCAAGGCGGCCAATCTGGAAGCGGGTGTGCAGAATTTTTCAATTGTCGTGAATATGGTGACAGGCAAAGGCCAAGCGCAAGCACATTTTGCTAAATTCCAAAACATCGTGTACCGTTTTCTGGATGTAAAGTTAGAGTTAGCTGGATATTTACCGTTGTCAAACCGGATCAGAAAATCGATTGTCGAACGTCGTCCGATTAGTCTGGGTGATAAGAATCTTCCCGAAAATCTGGCGCTGCAAAGCCTGTCCAAAGCCGTAATGGACGCCACCCCCAACCAATCCAATGGCATTCGCTATTTCAGCAAAACGCCAAATATGGTA